In a genomic window of Octopus sinensis linkage group LG16, ASM634580v1, whole genome shotgun sequence:
- the LOC115220609 gene encoding acetylcholine receptor subunit beta-type acr-2-like, producing MKFHFLEVNYTMIFVIYLVFILISSVPIVNSSPTYGDERLLRDNLLANYSKSIRPVINLTNAVDITALLYLQTLYDLDFVNNIVRARYYFGLMWNDEKLTWNPSDYNNITSIYLPKDKIWTPPIKMCNSMDKSEESDGVGEISITYRGWANFWSFRLLHTYCQVNAYTYPFDEHTCEMYMCVALHTINHTRIKELIYGDSKFTLNYKWAINFTGKVNGMDDMFSYAFAPMYLRRKLTVGIIAMLIPTVMMTILTIFVFLLPPESGEKVSLATTIFLSNVLYLVQIDKTTPTNTKYPSLLMLYLMLLSMLSGIATLGSVVISKLYVDQSSSFRKSNTSDQNLNKSHTNKVADISTISEAQSDSLIREKPHWKRIFCISDYVRLDDVFLKLSIVTSVITSIIFTCLLFIPRE from the coding sequence ATGAAATTTCACTTTTTAGAAGTAAACTACACAATGATATTTGTGATATATCTTGTTTTTATTCTGATTTCGAGTGTACCGATAGTAAATTCTAGCCCTACGTATGGCGATGAAAGGCTATTACGAGACAATTTGTTAGCTAATTATAGTAAAAGTATAAGACCAGTTATTAATTTGACCAATGCAGTGGATATAACTGCTTTACTGTACCTTCAAACGCTTTATGATTTGGACTTTGTAAATAACATTGTAAGGGCACGCTATTATTTTGGATTAATGTGGAACGATGAAAAGTTGACTTGGAACCCGTCGGACTATAACAACATTACGAGTATATATCTACCCAAAGATAAGATATGGACGCCACCTATTAAAATGTGCAATTCAATGGACAAATCGGAAGAAAGCGATGGTGTAGGTGAAATAAGTATTACTTATAGGGGTTGGGCTAACTTTTGGTCATTCAGATTACTGCACACTTATTGTCAAGTCAACGCTTACACCTATCCATTTGATGAACATACGTGcgaaatgtacatgtgtgtcgcTTTGCATACTATTAACCACACCAGAATAAAGGAACTCATATACGGAGATTCAAAGTTTACACTAAACTATAAGTGGGCTATCAATTTCACTGGTAAAGTGAATGGTATGGACGACATGTTCAGTTACGCTTTTGCACCGATGTACTTACGACGAAAACTTACTGTAGGAATTATTGCTATGCTTATTCCAACAGTAATGATGACTATTTTAACTATTTTCGTTTTCCTTCTGCCTCCTGAATCAGGGGAAAAAGTTTCACTAGCGACTACAATATTTTTATCGAACGTCTTGTACCTTGTCCAGATCGATAAAACTACTCCGACCAATACAAAATATCCTTCACTGCTAATGTTATATTTAATGCTATTGTCAATGTTAAGCGGAATCGCTACACTTGGTTCTGTGGTTATAAGTAAGTTGTACGTAGATCAGTCATCTTCCTTCAGAAAATCGAACACGTCAGAtcaaaatttgaataaatctCATACTAACAAAGTTGCAGATATTTCAACAATTTCCGAGGCACAATCAGATTCACTGATCAGAGAGAAGCCCCATTGGAAACGAATATTTTGCATATCCGACTACGTACGGCTCGATGACGTATTTCTAAAACTAAGCATTGTTACATCTGTCATAACCTCAataatatttacatgtttgttgtttattccACGGGAATAA